One Perognathus longimembris pacificus isolate PPM17 chromosome 2, ASM2315922v1, whole genome shotgun sequence DNA segment encodes these proteins:
- the LOC125344862 gene encoding LOW QUALITY PROTEIN: leucine-rich repeat-containing protein 17-like (The sequence of the model RefSeq protein was modified relative to this genomic sequence to represent the inferred CDS: deleted 2 bases in 1 codon; substituted 1 base at 1 genomic stop codon) translates to MHMVAIVISLCFCKAAELSRDNPAGLRNXVNHGAGGGWRGSNPVKCYAPGFPCNVYMYLREKYLNCQERKLVYVLPDWPQDLLHMLIARNKIQVLKNNMIAKFTKLKSLDLQQNEISKLENKAFFGLNKLTTVLLQQNQIKVLTEEVFIYTSLPSYLRLYDNPWYCTCPGWL, encoded by the exons ATGCACATGGTTGCCATAGTAATATCACTCTGCTTTTGCAAAGCTGCTGAGCTAAGCAGAGACAACCCTGCTGGTTTGCGAAATTGAGTAAATCATGGC GCAGGTGGGGGCTGGAGAGGCTCCAACCCAGTCAAATGCTATGCACCAGGCTTCCCCTGCAATGTATACATGTATCTCCGCGAGAAGTATTTAAACTGTcaagaaagaaaattagtttATGTGTTACCTGATTGGCCTCAAGATTTGCTGCACATGCTGATAGCAAGAAACAAGATCCAAGTGTTAAAAAACAACATGATTGCCAAGTTTACAAAGCTGAAAAGTCTGGATCTGCAACAGAATGAGATCTCCAAACTTGAGAATAAGGCATTCTTTGGTTTAAACAAACTTACAACCGTTTTACTGCAGCAAAACCAGATCAAAGTCTTGACAGAGGAGGTGTTCATTTATACATCTCTACCTAGCTACCTGAGACTTTATGACAACCCCTGGTACTgtacttgcccaggctggctttga